The Zalophus californianus isolate mZalCal1 chromosome 7, mZalCal1.pri.v2, whole genome shotgun sequence genome includes a region encoding these proteins:
- the OSTM1 gene encoding osteopetrosis-associated transmembrane protein 1, giving the protein MGPDATVAWRRSLLLPRLLLVPLLLLVPLLWSGLALGALALVSSPHRVLHDLLSEQQLLEVEDLSLTLLQGGRLGPLSLPPDLPDLNPECRELLLDFANSSAELTGCLVRSARPVRLCQTCYPLFQQVANKMDNISRAVGNTSESHSCAKSLLMADRMQIVVILSEFFNSTWQKANCANCLTNKSEELSNSTQYFLSLFNQTLTCFEHNLQGNIHSLLQLRNYSEVCKNCREAYKTLSSLYNEMQKMNELENKAESGTHLCIDVEDAMNITRKLWSRTFNCSVPCSDTVPVIAVSVFILFLPVVFYLSSFLHSEQKKRKLILPKRLKSSTSFANIQENSN; this is encoded by the exons ATGGGTCCGGACGCGACAGTCGCGTGGCGGAGGTCGTTGCTTCTGCCGCGGCTGCTGCTggtgccgctgctgctgctggtgccgCTGCTGTGGTCGGGGCTGGCTCTGGGCGCTCTCGCCTTGGTCAGCAGCCCCCACAGGGTCCTTCACGACCTCCTATCGGAGCAGCAGTTGCTGGAGGTGGAGGACTTGTCCCTGACGCTGCTGCAGGGCGGAAGGCTGGGGCCGCTGTCTCTACCCCCGGACCTGCCGGATCTGAATCCCGAGTGTCGGGAGCTGTTACTGGACTTCGCCAACAGCAGCGCAGAGCTGACCGGGTGTCTAGTGCGCAGCGCCCGGCCGGTGCGCCTCTGTCAGACCTGCTACCCCCTCTTCCAACAGGTCGCCAACAAGATGGACAACATCAGTCGAGCCGTGGGG AATACATCAGAGAGTCATAGTTGTGCCAAAAGTCTCTTAATGGCAGATAGAATGCAGATAGTTGTGATTCTGTCTgagttttttaattccacatggCAGAAGGCAAATTGTGCAA ATTGTTTAACGAACAAAAGTGAAGAATTATCAAATAGCACACAATACTTCCTCAGTCTGTTTAATCAAACCTTGACCTGCTTTGAGCATAACCTCCAG GGGAACATTCACAGTCTTCTGCAGTTAAGGAATTATTCAGAAGTGTGCAAAAACTGTCGTGAAGCATACAAAACTCTGAGTAGTTTGTACAATGAAatgcaaaaaatgaatgaacttgaGAATAAGGCTGAATCTGGAACACATTTATGCATTGATGTGGAAGATGCA ATGAACATTACTCGAAAACTTTGGAGTCGAACTTTCAATTGTTCGGTCCCGTGCAGTGACACAGTGCCTGTCATTGCTGTTTCTGTGTTCATTCTCTTTCTACCCGTTGTCTTTTACCTTAGTAGCTTTCTTCATTCGGAGCAAAAGAAACGCAAACTCATTCTAC